Proteins from a genomic interval of bacterium:
- a CDS encoding GuaB3 family IMP dehydrogenase-related protein, with protein MGMWIGRGRKARRSYGFDEIALVPGNLTVNPNDVDINCEIGNIKLSIPIMAAAMDGVVDPKLAIEMSRLGGLAVMNLEGIQTRYDNSESILRQIAKATPEKATKLVQGIYDKPIKEDLVVKRIKEIKKAKALCAVSSIPQKAERFGKLAEEAGADMFVVQSTVTSIKHISSEYKTADFSKLCRNMKIPVIIGNCVTYSMTLELMATGAAGILVGIGPGAACTTRGVLGIGVPQVTATCDCAAARDFYYKQTGKYIPIITDGGMSLGGDIAKAFACGADAVMIGSALARAKEAPGRGFHWGMATSHANLPRGTRIKVGTTGSLKQILVGPADLDDGSQNLAGALRTSMGNLGAKNIKEMQLTDIIIAPAIMTEGKVFQVAQKIGMGK; from the coding sequence ATGGGTATGTGGATTGGAAGAGGAAGAAAAGCGCGGAGATCCTATGGATTTGATGAAATAGCGCTTGTGCCGGGAAATTTAACTGTGAATCCAAACGATGTGGATATTAATTGTGAAATAGGAAATATAAAGCTGAGTATCCCCATCATGGCAGCTGCAATGGATGGTGTGGTTGACCCAAAGCTTGCAATTGAGATGTCAAGACTCGGCGGACTTGCTGTCATGAATCTGGAAGGCATTCAGACAAGATATGACAATTCTGAGTCAATTTTAAGACAAATCGCAAAAGCAACACCTGAAAAAGCAACGAAACTCGTTCAAGGTATTTATGACAAACCTATAAAAGAAGATTTAGTCGTTAAAAGAATAAAGGAGATTAAAAAAGCAAAAGCATTGTGTGCAGTATCATCTATTCCCCAGAAAGCTGAACGCTTTGGAAAGCTGGCAGAGGAAGCAGGAGCAGATATGTTTGTTGTACAATCAACAGTTACATCAATAAAGCATATATCCAGTGAATATAAAACAGCTGATTTTTCTAAACTTTGCAGGAATATGAAAATCCCCGTAATAATAGGTAATTGTGTTACCTATTCCATGACTCTTGAGCTTATGGCTACGGGAGCGGCTGGAATACTTGTTGGGATCGGACCAGGCGCGGCATGTACCACACGAGGAGTGCTGGGAATAGGTGTTCCACAAGTTACTGCTACATGCGACTGTGCAGCTGCAAGGGATTTTTATTACAAGCAGACAGGAAAATACATTCCTATTATCACTGATGGGGGTATGTCTCTAGGGGGAGATATTGCTAAGGCATTTGCGTGCGGCGCAGACGCAGTAATGATTGGCTCTGCTCTGGCACGTGCAAAGGAAGCTCCTGGCAGGGGCTTCCACTGGGGTATGGCAACTTCTCATGCTAATTTACCCAGAGGCACAAGAATAAAAGTGGGTACAACAGGTTCTCTGAAACAAATACTTGTTGGTCCTGCAGATTTGGATGACGGCTCGCAAAATCTTGCAGGTGCCCTAAGAACTTCAATGGGTAATCTTGGAGCTAAAAATATAAAAGAAATGCAGTTAACAGATATCATTATCGCACCTGCTATAATGACAGAAGGGAAAGTGTTTCAGGTTGCCCAAAAAATAGGTATGGGGAAATAA
- the uvrB gene encoding excinuclease ABC subunit UvrB, producing MDHFKLVSDFSPKGDQPKAIRQLVEGIKTNRKHQTLLGVTGSGKTFVLANVIRSINKPTLVISHNKTLAAQLYMEFKMFFPNNAVEYFVSYYDYYQPEAYIPQTDTYIEKDSSINDELDRLRLAATSSLLSRRDVIIVASVSCIYGLGSPDEWKGLLVMFQKNDEFKREHILRKLIDIQYERNDIDFHRGTFRVKGDTIEIFPSYEEIPVRIELFEDRIDRISQIDYITGKVLTNLDRIAIYPAKHFVTTSDRIKAATEFIKEELEQRLADLKNQGKLVETQRLETKTKYDLEMLNEIGYCAGIENYSRYLSGRKSGEKPYTLIDYFNKDFLTIIDESHVSLPQIRGMYKGDRSRKQTLVDFGFRLPSALDNRPLNFVEFEEIMNQVIFVSATPSEYELELCRKSRKDSGGEAIELIIRPTGLVDPKIEVRPTENQIEDLMKEIQKRVAKKERVLVTTLTKRMAEDLAEYLNQHEIRVRYLHSEIDTIKRVDILRDLRLAKFDVLVGINLLREGLDLPEVSLVVILDADKEGFLRSETSLVQTIGRTARNVAGTVIMYADEMTLSMEKAIGETERRRRIQTKFNKEHGITPKTIQKEISRTMLIGKDKKLSYIQKKGILDIKILEKEMVRAAENLEFEKAAEIRDEIFRLKAQGNRKK from the coding sequence ATGGACCATTTTAAACTGGTTTCTGATTTTTCTCCAAAGGGAGACCAACCAAAGGCAATCAGACAACTCGTAGAGGGAATTAAAACTAATAGAAAACATCAGACTCTTCTTGGTGTTACCGGATCAGGCAAGACCTTTGTTCTGGCAAATGTTATTCGCAGTATAAATAAACCTACGCTTGTTATTTCTCATAATAAAACTCTGGCGGCACAGCTATACATGGAATTCAAAATGTTTTTCCCCAACAATGCCGTTGAGTATTTTGTCAGTTATTATGATTACTACCAACCTGAAGCGTACATTCCGCAGACAGATACATATATAGAAAAGGACTCTTCAATAAATGATGAGTTGGACAGGCTCAGGCTTGCAGCTACAAGCTCACTGCTTTCACGCAGGGATGTGATTATAGTTGCCAGTGTATCCTGCATATATGGACTTGGCTCTCCTGATGAATGGAAGGGATTGCTGGTGATGTTTCAGAAGAATGATGAGTTTAAACGGGAACATATCCTGAGAAAACTTATTGATATTCAGTATGAACGTAATGATATTGACTTTCATCGCGGCACATTCAGAGTAAAAGGCGATACCATAGAAATCTTTCCTTCATATGAAGAAATTCCTGTGAGAATAGAACTCTTTGAAGACAGAATAGACAGAATCTCACAAATTGATTATATAACAGGTAAGGTATTAACAAATCTTGACAGAATTGCAATATATCCTGCAAAGCATTTTGTTACGACATCTGATCGGATTAAAGCTGCAACAGAATTCATAAAAGAGGAATTGGAGCAAAGGTTAGCAGATTTAAAAAATCAAGGGAAACTTGTTGAGACACAGCGTTTGGAGACAAAAACAAAATACGATCTGGAGATGCTTAATGAAATCGGGTATTGTGCTGGAATTGAGAATTATTCAAGATACTTAAGCGGAAGAAAATCGGGAGAAAAGCCTTACACTCTCATTGATTACTTTAATAAGGATTTTTTGACGATTATTGACGAGTCTCATGTTTCTCTTCCGCAAATACGCGGTATGTATAAAGGCGATAGGTCTAGAAAACAAACCCTTGTCGATTTTGGTTTTAGATTACCGTCTGCTCTGGACAACAGACCTTTAAACTTTGTAGAATTTGAAGAAATAATGAATCAGGTAATATTTGTCTCTGCAACGCCTTCTGAATACGAGCTTGAATTATGCCGAAAGTCCCGAAAGGATTCGGGAGGAGAGGCAATCGAGCTTATTATTCGTCCCACAGGTCTCGTTGACCCAAAAATAGAAGTCAGACCTACTGAGAATCAAATAGAAGATCTTATGAAAGAAATTCAGAAAAGAGTTGCCAAAAAGGAGAGGGTGCTTGTTACAACTTTAACTAAACGCATGGCAGAGGACCTGGCTGAATATCTAAATCAACATGAAATACGTGTCAGATATTTACATTCTGAGATTGATACAATAAAGAGAGTTGATATATTACGTGATCTTAGACTCGCAAAATTCGATGTTCTGGTAGGAATAAACCTGCTTAGAGAGGGACTTGATCTTCCTGAAGTTTCATTGGTAGTAATATTAGACGCAGATAAGGAGGGATTTTTGCGTTCAGAAACATCTCTTGTTCAAACAATCGGAAGAACTGCACGTAATGTGGCAGGCACGGTCATTATGTATGCAGATGAGATGACCCTATCTATGGAAAAAGCAATAGGGGAGACTGAACGCAGGAGAAGAATTCAAACAAAATTCAATAAAGAGCATGGTATTACTCCTAAGACCATCCAAAAAGAAATAAGCCGGACGATGCTCATTGGTAAAGATAAAAAACTTTCTTATATTCAAAAGAAGGGAATATTGGATATAAAAATATTGGAGAAAGAAATGGTTAGAGCAGCTGAAAACCTTGAGTTTGAAAAAGCAGCAGAAATAAGAGACGAAATCTTCAGGTTAAAAGCTCAAGGAAATAGAAAAAAATAA
- a CDS encoding glycoside hydrolase family 130 protein, with protein sequence MEREFPEICKREKKNPLITIEDIPFPCNTVFNAGVAAFDGQTILLLRVEGLDGTSTLVLARSYDGISFKADNKAFMSHSSEEPYHIYEEGGVEDPRITFINEYYYIAYTAYSEFGPRIALARTKDFRKVERVALISQPVNKDAALFPRKIEGKYWRADRPVVGSSGHIWLSTSRDLVHWGGNSMVLLKARPRMWDSERIGIGPIPIETEKGWLLIYHGVKNTSGGKIYRLGVALIDIERPYKVIGRGIIPILSPREPYERVGDVSNIIFSCGAILDKEDGIVRIYYGAADTCLCLARAKLDDLLNICMENSK encoded by the coding sequence ATGGAAAGAGAATTTCCTGAGATCTGTAAAAGAGAGAAAAAAAATCCACTTATTACTATTGAAGATATTCCTTTTCCATGTAATACCGTATTTAATGCCGGAGTCGCTGCCTTTGATGGGCAGACAATTCTTCTCCTAAGGGTAGAAGGATTAGACGGGACATCTACACTGGTTCTTGCGCGAAGTTATGATGGTATATCTTTCAAAGCAGACAATAAAGCATTTATGTCCCATTCTTCTGAAGAGCCATATCATATTTACGAGGAGGGGGGAGTAGAGGATCCGAGAATAACGTTTATTAATGAATACTATTATATTGCTTATACTGCCTACTCTGAATTTGGTCCCCGAATTGCTCTTGCCAGAACAAAAGATTTTAGGAAAGTAGAGAGAGTTGCTCTTATATCTCAACCGGTAAACAAAGACGCTGCGCTCTTTCCTAGAAAAATTGAAGGTAAATATTGGAGAGCTGATAGACCTGTGGTAGGTAGCAGCGGCCATATCTGGCTCTCTACATCCAGGGATCTGGTCCATTGGGGAGGAAATTCCATGGTTCTCTTAAAGGCACGACCTAGAATGTGGGACTCTGAGCGTATAGGGATAGGGCCTATTCCTATTGAGACAGAAAAAGGATGGCTGCTAATTTATCATGGCGTAAAAAATACGTCCGGAGGGAAAATATACAGGCTAGGCGTTGCATTGATTGATATTGAGAGACCTTATAAAGTAATTGGCAGAGGAATAATTCCTATTCTATCACCAAGAGAACCATACGAGCGGGTTGGAGACGTCTCAAACATTATTTTCTCCTGCGGAGCTATACTGGACAAGGAAGACGGAATTGTAAGGATATATTATGGTGCCGCAGATACATGTCTTTGTCTTGCAAGAGCAAAACTTGATGATTTATTGAATATATGTATGGAAAATAGTAAATGA